Genomic segment of Borreliella spielmanii:
ATCTGACATTTGAAGACGCAATGAAACTCGGCATAGCTTTATATCTTGATTATGCAATTCCAATAGAATCTATTTCAACAGAAGCATATGTAGTGCCATATATTGGAGCATACCTTTTGGGGCCTTCTAATAAAATATCAAGCGATGCTACAAAAATTTATTTAAAAACAGGACTTAGCCTTGAAAAACTAATAAGATTTACAACAATTTCTCTTGGATGGGATTCAAATAACATTATAGAACTTGCCAATAAAAACGCAAATAATGCCGCTATTGGTAGTGCTTTCTTACAATTCAAAATAGCCTACAGCGGAAGCTAAAGTAGTAAAGAAGGGCCTTAGGCCCTTCTTTTTTATCTTTAAAAACAAATCAATTAATTACTTAATATTTCTTTCTTTGCAAATTTTTTCATAAGCATTTTGAATTTTAATAAATTTATCATTTGCATCTTTTTGCCTTACAGGATCATTTGCAAACCTATCAGGATGATACTTTATAACAAGGCTTTTATAAGCCTTTTTAATCTCATCATCACTAGCACTATAAGCTAACCCCAAAACACTATAAGGATTTACAATTTTAATATTAATATCTTTATAAGCTTCATAACCATTAAATTCAAGTTCAAGAAAAACACCAACATAAGAAATAAATTTCTCAGCTTCTAAGTTTTTATACCTAGAAAGCCTATTAATTTCTTTAAGCGCAGAAAAAAGCCATACAAAAAGATCTTTATGTTGAAAATAGCCAAGCTTAAGAGTATATAAAATCTTATCTGCATTATTATTCTTAGTAATAGCAGAATGAAAAATAGTATACAATTCTGACTTACCACGTTCAGACAAATTTAAAGAATTGATAATAAAATTGACATAACTTAGCTGTTCTCCAGTTACAGTTCCCAAAATAGATAGTAACTTGGCCATTAATAAAAAAGAAAGTTTATAAAATTCAAACTCTCTAGATCTAGAATATGAGTAATCTCTTGTGAAATAGATTCTAAAAACACCTAAAAAACTAAATAATATCAAAAAAAAAGGAAATAATATAAAAAGCATCCCTATTAAAACGGGATTAAAAACAAAAATAAGAAACAACACTAAAAAAAATATTCTAATTAAGCTTGGCATTTATTAATCATAACCTCCAAACATAATTAAGGCATGTCAAAATCTCTAATAAATCTTACAACTTCCTTTTTTATTTGTTTTAATTCAATATCAGACCTTGTCTTTAAAGCTCTAACAATAAATTTAGCAACATTTAAAGAATCACTTTCATTCAGGCCCCTAGAAGTAATAGCAGCACCCCCAATTCTAATACCAGAAGCCAAGGAAGGACTTTTTTTATCAAAAGGAATAGCATTTTTATTCAAAGTAATATTTACACCCTCAAGCAATTTCTCAGCATCAGCACCTGTAATATCCAAACTACTAAGATCAACCAAAAATAAATGATTATCTGTGCCTCCACTGACAATCCGAAATCCTTCCGACTTGAAATATTCGGCCATAACTTTAGTATTTTTTATTACATTAGAAATGTATTCTTTAAAATTTTCTTGAAGAGCCTCTTTGAATGCAATAGCCTTTCCTGCAATAACATGAACTAAAGGACCCCCTTGGGTTCCAGGAAAAACTGCAGAATTCACAGCATTAAACAAAGCTTTCTCTTTTCCATTAAAGTTTACCAATCTGTCAAAATCTTTTCCAGAAAATATTATTCCACCTCTTGGCCCTCTTAAAGTCTTATGTGTAGTACTTGTAGTAAGATGAGCCACATCAATCGAAGAATTATGAAAACCTGCGGCAATAAGACCTGCAATATGCGCAATATCACACAAAAGATAAGCGGAAACGTCGTCTGCTATTTCTCTAAATTTTTTAAAATCAATTTCTCTTGAATAAGAAGAAGCTCCA
This window contains:
- a CDS encoding J domain-containing protein, with translation MPSLIRIFFLVLFLIFVFNPVLIGMLFILFPFFLILFSFLGVFRIYFTRDYSYSRSREFEFYKLSFLLMAKLLSILGTVTGEQLSYVNFIINSLNLSERGKSELYTIFHSAITKNNNADKILYTLKLGYFQHKDLFVWLFSALKEINRLSRYKNLEAEKFISYVGVFLELEFNGYEAYKDINIKIVNPYSVLGLAYSASDDEIKKAYKSLVIKYHPDRFANDPVRQKDANDKFIKIQNAYEKICKERNIK
- the glyA gene encoding serine hydroxymethyltransferase; translated protein: MRDDQIFNLIEKEKLREKEHIELIASENFTSLEIRQAVGSVLTNKYAEGYPLNRYYGGCSFVDEIETLAISRAKELFGAKYVNVQPHSGSQANMAAIMALIKPGDRILGMQLSHGGHLTHGSRVNFSGIFFNTYFYGVSRDSEVIDYDEVLKIARDCRPNLIIAGASSYSREIDFKKFREIADDVSAYLLCDIAHIAGLIAAGFHNSSIDVAHLTTSTTHKTLRGPRGGIIFSGKDFDRLVNFNGKEKALFNAVNSAVFPGTQGGPLVHVIAGKAIAFKEALQENFKEYISNVIKNTKVMAEYFKSEGFRIVSGGTDNHLFLVDLSSLDITGADAEKLLEGVNITLNKNAIPFDKKSPSLASGIRIGGAAITSRGLNESDSLNVAKFIVRALKTRSDIELKQIKKEVVRFIRDFDMP